The Chitinophagales bacterium genomic sequence CAAGAGTTTCTATATGCGACGTATCCTGCGCATATGGCCGGTATACTATCTTATTGTTCTGCTCAGCTTTTTTGTCTTTCCGCATATAGACTTCTTTTACCTGCCCACCTATAGTGAACATATTAATGACGCCTTTTGGGTAAAGGCGGCATTGTATCTTTCGTTCCTGCCCAACCTGGGTTATACTTTGTACGAGCATATTGCTTATGCCACACAAACGTGGTCGGTTGGGGTAGAAGAACAGTTCTACCTGATATGGCCTGTATTGATGTTGTGGGCCATCAATAAGAAGAAGATAATGCCCATGCTGGTTGGTGTTATCGTATTCTACCTGTTAGTAAAAACGGTAACCGTATATTTCTATAGCCAGGATATGACCCGTTTCACCACGCAGGAATATGCATGGTTGTTCTGGGATCATTTCTCCATAGACTGTATGGCTCTGGGCGGCATTGGCGCTTACCTGTTGTTCTATAACAAACAAAAGATTCTGGACATCTTGTTCAATAGATACCTGCAACTGGCTTTGTACGCTGTCCTTGCTATTGTTACTGTAAAAGGCTGGGTGTTGCCCTGGTATAATAAAGAGTGGTACGCCCTGGTATTTACCGTTCTTATACTGAATCTGGCAGCTAATAAGCAATCTGTTATCAATCTTGAATTCAAACCGCTGAATTATTTAGGAAAAATATCATATGGTTTGTACATGTACCATAATATAGTACTGATAGTGACCATCAAGCTGATGATAATATATAATGTTGTTGAAATAAGTTCTGTTGCAGGTACAGTCGTTCTTTATGTATT encodes the following:
- a CDS encoding acyltransferase; this encodes MSDNRVYFKNLNGVRFLAALVVIIHHIEMGKFWLGQPNIYKNSFVGGVFGQLGIILFFVLSGFLITYLLLEEHRRSGTISIKSFYMRRILRIWPVYYLIVLLSFFVFPHIDFFYLPTYSEHINDAFWVKAALYLSFLPNLGYTLYEHIAYATQTWSVGVEEQFYLIWPVLMLWAINKKKIMPMLVGVIVFYLLVKTVTVYFYSQDMTRFTTQEYAWLFWDHFSIDCMALGGIGAYLLFYNKQKILDILFNRYLQLALYAVLAIVTVKGWVLPWYNKEWYALVFTVLILNLAANKQSVINLEFKPLNYLGKISYGLYMYHNIVLIVTIKLMIIYNVVEISSVAGTVVLYVLSLGGTGLLSALSYEYFEKWFLSAKTRFAKVQSGDKIEDHAPVKASDTPIEQLHIPGAVSVK